The Chloroflexota bacterium genome has a window encoding:
- a CDS encoding triose-phosphate isomerase, which produces MKRTPIIAGNWKMNNGVADSCALADALCAVLANPGAVEVVLCPPFVALAAVAARVKGTALRVGAQNMHWLDKGAYTGEVSPLMLKELAQYVIIGHSERRQYFGETDESVNKKVRAALTHGLHPILCVGENLAQYDAGQTNGVVSHQLREGLRGVSAHDAAAVIVAYEPVWAIGTGRAASGAGANAVCGLAIRGTLSELIGEASAQAIRVQYGGSVTPANIAEYMQQPDIDGALVGGASLKAAEFAAIVRAAG; this is translated from the coding sequence ATGAAGCGTACTCCGATTATTGCAGGCAACTGGAAGATGAACAACGGCGTCGCCGATAGCTGTGCGCTGGCCGATGCGTTGTGCGCGGTGCTCGCGAACCCGGGTGCCGTGGAGGTGGTACTCTGCCCGCCGTTCGTCGCGCTGGCAGCCGTCGCCGCGCGCGTGAAGGGCACGGCGCTGCGCGTCGGCGCGCAGAACATGCACTGGCTCGACAAAGGCGCATACACGGGCGAAGTTTCGCCTCTGATGCTCAAGGAACTGGCTCAGTACGTCATCATTGGTCATTCCGAGCGCCGGCAGTATTTCGGCGAGACCGACGAGTCCGTGAACAAGAAGGTGCGCGCCGCGCTCACTCACGGCCTGCACCCGATCTTATGCGTCGGAGAGAACCTGGCACAGTACGACGCCGGGCAAACTAACGGCGTCGTTTCGCACCAGTTGCGCGAAGGCCTGCGCGGGGTATCGGCGCACGACGCGGCGGCGGTCATCGTCGCATACGAGCCGGTCTGGGCGATCGGCACGGGACGGGCGGCGAGCGGCGCGGGCGCCAACGCCGTCTGCGGGCTGGCCATTCGCGGAACGCTCTCCGAGCTGATCGGCGAGGCGAGCGCGCAGGCGATCCGGGTGCAGTATGGCGGTAGCGTCACCCCCGCGAATATCGCCGAGTATATGCAGCAGCCCGACATCGACGGCGCACTGGTCGGCGGCGCATCGCTCAAGGCCGCGGAGTTCGCGGCCATCGTGCGGGCCGCCGGCTGA
- a CDS encoding metallophosphoesterase — protein MIRRLLITLGAAALVATLLATYLGNNGVRAAGGNPTLMRGPYLGNPTTTTVQFIWVTDVPTDATVFYGIDLPYTSQSSSGTVSTTHAVALSGLLPGTHYGYTIHSGAVVTPLAGASFRTLRAAYDSYFTFAALGDSGSGDSHQYAVAGTLQRMQPAFVLHTGDVIYPAGEAANYGPRFFAPYSLTLATAPFFMSPGNHDYMQAGAAPYYDVFYLPSNDATGTESYYSFDYGNAHVVALDTNLTGAAAAAMTAWLAQDLAATTRFWKFVFFHHAIYSSGPHGSEAYVQPLRDTLGPIFEQYNVDIVFNGHDHTYERTFLRRDYVPAGRGVTYIVTGGGGAGLYSKAATNAWSAAFFSTPDYWHAVRVDVANCRLTLSAVKAPSDSVFDTHVLDRCNYLFVPFIFNGTTGLLP, from the coding sequence ATGATTAGACGACTACTGATTACGCTCGGTGCTGCGGCGCTTGTGGCTACTCTACTGGCGACGTATCTTGGTAACAATGGCGTAAGGGCCGCCGGTGGCAACCCAACGCTTATGCGCGGCCCATATCTGGGCAACCCGACGACAACGACCGTCCAGTTCATCTGGGTCACCGATGTGCCGACCGACGCCACAGTGTTCTACGGCATCGACTTGCCGTACACGAGCCAGTCGTCTTCGGGCACCGTGAGCACCACGCACGCCGTCGCCCTGAGCGGCCTGTTGCCCGGCACGCACTACGGGTACACGATACACAGCGGCGCGGTCGTGACCCCGCTGGCCGGCGCGTCGTTCCGCACGCTGCGCGCGGCGTATGATTCTTACTTCACTTTCGCTGCGCTCGGCGATAGCGGCAGCGGCGACAGCCACCAGTACGCGGTGGCTGGAACGCTGCAGCGAATGCAACCGGCGTTTGTCCTGCACACCGGCGATGTGATCTACCCGGCGGGCGAGGCCGCCAATTACGGCCCGCGCTTCTTCGCACCGTACAGCCTGACGCTCGCCACCGCGCCGTTCTTCATGTCGCCGGGCAATCACGACTATATGCAGGCGGGCGCCGCGCCGTACTACGACGTATTCTATCTGCCGTCGAACGACGCGACCGGCACGGAGAGCTACTACTCGTTCGACTACGGCAACGCACATGTGGTCGCGCTGGACACGAATCTAACCGGCGCGGCGGCGGCGGCCATGACAGCCTGGTTGGCGCAAGACCTGGCGGCCACAACGCGCTTTTGGAAATTTGTGTTCTTCCACCACGCCATCTACTCGTCAGGCCCGCACGGCAGCGAAGCATACGTTCAGCCGCTGCGCGACACATTGGGGCCGATCTTCGAGCAGTACAACGTCGACATCGTGTTCAACGGCCACGACCATACGTATGAGCGCACGTTCCTTCGCCGCGACTACGTGCCCGCCGGCCGCGGTGTAACCTACATCGTCACGGGCGGCGGCGGCGCGGGGCTCTACTCCAAAGCAGCTACCAACGCATGGTCGGCGGCGTTCTTCAGCACCCCGGATTACTGGCATGCCGTGCGCGTGGATGTGGCGAATTGCCGCCTGACGCTGAGCGCAGTCAAAGCACCGTCCGACAGCGTGTTCGACACGCACGTACTCGATCGCTGTAACTACCTGTTCGTGCCCTTCATCTTCAACGGGACAACCGGACTGCTGCCGTAG
- a CDS encoding ornithine cyclodeaminase family protein (cyclodeaminase): protein MTAAPPTLPLARIRELITMPEAIEAVEAAFVALDAGRAVLPGVINLDIPQYRGEVHVKSAYLSGTDYYTIKIASGFYDNDALGLPVGNGMMLVFEARTGRLAAQLLDEGWLTELRTGAAGAVCVRHCAPAGTVRVGMVGAGSQARFQLDAIRHVRTVSAVTVWSRSDAHARAYAYEMQARYNLPVQVAASVEAVARNSDVIVTVTPAHAPLVKADWLRPGQTVIAVGSDGPDKRELDAGAVGCADRVIADVLAQCARLGEIHHALDSGELLAERVVELGAVVSGCAPGRTNSHELIICDLTGVGVQDAAVAALVAKKAA, encoded by the coding sequence ATGACCGCCGCCCCTCCGACCCTGCCGCTGGCACGTATCCGCGAGCTGATCACGATGCCCGAGGCGATCGAGGCCGTTGAAGCGGCCTTCGTCGCACTCGATGCAGGACGGGCCGTGCTGCCCGGCGTTATCAATCTCGACATTCCGCAGTATCGCGGCGAGGTACACGTCAAGAGCGCCTACCTGTCCGGCACCGATTACTATACGATCAAGATTGCGTCCGGCTTCTATGACAACGATGCGCTCGGGCTGCCGGTCGGCAACGGTATGATGCTCGTCTTCGAGGCGCGCACCGGCCGTCTGGCCGCCCAGTTGCTCGACGAAGGCTGGCTAACCGAGTTGCGCACCGGCGCCGCCGGCGCCGTCTGCGTGCGGCACTGCGCGCCGGCTGGTACGGTACGCGTCGGCATGGTCGGCGCCGGCTCGCAGGCACGCTTCCAACTCGATGCGATCCGCCATGTGCGAACGGTGTCCGCCGTCACGGTCTGGAGCCGCAGCGACGCCCATGCCCGCGCCTATGCTTATGAAATGCAGGCACGCTACAATCTGCCCGTGCAAGTCGCCGCCAGCGTCGAGGCCGTCGCGCGCAACAGCGACGTGATTGTGACGGTGACACCGGCGCACGCGCCGCTCGTCAAAGCCGATTGGCTGCGCCCAGGACAGACCGTCATTGCCGTCGGCAGCGACGGCCCCGACAAACGGGAGCTCGACGCGGGCGCCGTCGGCTGCGCGGACCGGGTGATCGCCGACGTACTGGCGCAGTGCGCCCGGCTCGGCGAAATCCACCATGCGTTGGACAGCGGCGAACTGCTCGCCGAGCGTGTCGTTGAACTTGGCGCCGTGGTTTCCGGGTGCGCGCCTGGCCGCACAAATTCGCACGAACTGATCATCTGCGACCTGACCGGCGTCGGCGTGCAGGATGCCGCCGTGGCTGCGCTCGTCGCGAAGAAGGCCGCATGA
- a CDS encoding threonine/serine dehydratase → MIELRDIYAARLRLRKQLPATPLRYSHLLSQLTSTRLFLKLENFNPTGSFKVRGAYNMIGANLAEARRRGIVTASAGNHGLGTAWAASRLGGVPATIFLPHSAPQAKVSKFGEFAVNVRFAGETYDDAHHAADAHAAETGALYIGAYADPEVAAGQGTIALELLEALPETAAIVVPVGGGGMISGITVAARSINPRIQIVGVQPDASPALTASLRDGICHEEYSAGPTICDGLAGGVGTLAYELARSGAIDRVINVSEDQVHEAVYTFLSQEQLVIEGSGAVGLAALMSGQVPELRGQTVVLVLSGGNIDMCILQSISARFGNHA, encoded by the coding sequence ATGATTGAATTGCGCGATATATACGCGGCGCGACTACGCCTGCGAAAGCAGTTGCCGGCGACCCCACTGCGCTATTCGCACCTGCTGAGCCAACTGACGAGTACGCGCCTGTTTCTTAAGCTCGAAAACTTCAATCCGACCGGCTCGTTCAAAGTGCGCGGCGCATACAACATGATCGGCGCGAATCTCGCGGAAGCGCGCCGGCGCGGCATTGTGACGGCTTCGGCAGGCAATCACGGCCTCGGCACGGCATGGGCGGCATCTCGACTGGGCGGCGTGCCCGCGACGATCTTCCTGCCGCACAGCGCTCCGCAGGCCAAGGTCAGCAAGTTCGGCGAGTTTGCCGTCAACGTGCGCTTCGCCGGCGAGACGTATGACGACGCGCACCACGCCGCCGACGCGCACGCCGCCGAGACGGGCGCGCTCTACATCGGCGCATATGCCGACCCCGAAGTCGCCGCTGGGCAGGGCACGATCGCGCTTGAGCTGCTCGAAGCGCTGCCGGAGACCGCTGCCATCGTCGTGCCGGTCGGCGGAGGCGGCATGATTTCCGGCATCACGGTTGCCGCCCGGTCGATTAACCCGCGTATTCAGATCGTCGGCGTCCAGCCTGACGCATCGCCCGCACTGACTGCTTCGCTGCGCGACGGGATCTGCCACGAAGAGTATTCTGCCGGCCCGACCATCTGCGACGGGCTGGCCGGCGGCGTCGGCACGCTGGCGTATGAACTGGCGCGTTCCGGTGCGATAGACCGCGTTATCAATGTGAGCGAAGATCAGGTGCATGAAGCCGTCTATACGTTTCTGTCGCAGGAACAGTTGGTCATCGAGGGCTCGGGCGCGGTCGGACTAGCGGCGCTCATGAGCGGCCAGGTACCCGAGTTGCGCGGGCAGACCGTGGTGCTGGTATTATCCGGCGGCAACATCGACATGTGTATACTGCAAAGTATCAGCGCCCGCTTCGGCAATCATGCCTAG
- a CDS encoding peptidase S10, whose protein sequence is MPESENKPNGTPDEKQSTLADNLVVTHHTIQIGGEEIAYTVTTGTIVLREEAEKRGEPAGVSDGERAKASIFFVAYTRDGVADRTRRPLTFSFNGGPGSSSVWLHLGVLGPRRVLMTDDGDLPPPPYRVADNEFSLLADTDMVFIDPVSTGFSRAVVGEKAKEFHGFKKDIESVGDFIRLYTTRYQRWLSPKFLIGESYGTTRAAGLSGYLQERHGLFLNGIMLISTILNFNTARFNAGNDLPYILFLPTYTASAWYHKRLAPDLQADLRRALTEAEQFALGPYADALMRGAALSAEARAQIVAQTARYTGLSADYVDRANLRIEIHRFTKELLRDQKRTIGRLDTRFKGIDRDAIGERHEYDPSMTNITGPYTAAFNDYVRRELKFETDLPYEVLTPRVQPWSFAENENQYVNVAETLRHAMTINPYLKVFVGNGFYDLATPYFATQYVFNHIGVDPTLQGHIRMAYYEAGHMMYVHRPSLAQMKDDLVSFVRGASNV, encoded by the coding sequence ATGCCTGAAAGCGAAAACAAACCAAACGGCACGCCGGACGAAAAACAGTCCACCTTGGCCGATAACCTGGTTGTCACCCACCACACAATTCAGATCGGCGGCGAGGAGATCGCCTACACCGTTACCACCGGCACCATTGTCCTGCGCGAGGAAGCCGAGAAGCGCGGCGAGCCGGCCGGTGTGTCCGATGGCGAGCGCGCCAAGGCGTCGATCTTTTTCGTGGCCTACACGCGCGATGGTGTTGCCGATCGTACGCGCCGGCCGCTGACATTCTCATTCAACGGCGGACCGGGCTCGTCGTCGGTCTGGCTGCATCTCGGCGTGCTCGGTCCGCGCCGCGTGCTGATGACGGACGACGGCGATTTGCCGCCCCCGCCTTACCGCGTCGCCGATAACGAGTTCTCGCTGCTCGCCGACACCGACATGGTCTTCATCGACCCGGTCAGCACCGGCTTCAGCCGCGCGGTCGTCGGCGAGAAGGCCAAAGAGTTCCACGGTTTCAAGAAGGACATCGAGTCCGTCGGCGACTTCATCCGGCTCTACACGACGCGCTATCAGCGCTGGCTCTCGCCGAAGTTCCTGATCGGCGAGTCATACGGTACGACACGCGCCGCCGGCCTGTCCGGTTATCTGCAAGAACGGCATGGGCTGTTCTTGAACGGCATCATGCTAATCTCGACGATCTTGAACTTTAACACGGCGCGGTTCAACGCGGGCAACGACCTGCCATATATCCTGTTCCTGCCGACTTACACAGCCAGTGCCTGGTACCACAAGCGATTGGCGCCCGATTTGCAGGCCGATCTGCGGCGCGCGCTGACCGAAGCCGAGCAGTTTGCGCTGGGCCCGTACGCGGACGCGCTCATGCGCGGGGCGGCGCTGTCCGCCGAAGCGCGCGCGCAGATCGTGGCGCAGACGGCACGCTATACCGGCCTGTCCGCGGACTATGTGGACCGCGCAAACTTGCGCATCGAAATCCACCGTTTCACGAAGGAGTTGCTGCGCGATCAAAAGCGCACGATCGGCCGGCTGGATACGCGCTTTAAGGGCATCGACCGCGACGCGATCGGCGAGCGGCACGAGTACGATCCGAGCATGACGAATATCACGGGGCCGTATACGGCAGCCTTCAACGACTACGTGCGCCGCGAGTTGAAGTTCGAGACCGACCTGCCCTACGAGGTGCTGACGCCGCGCGTGCAGCCGTGGTCGTTCGCGGAGAACGAGAACCAGTACGTCAACGTGGCCGAGACACTCCGGCACGCCATGACGATCAATCCGTACCTTAAGGTCTTTGTCGGCAACGGTTTCTACGATCTCGCGACCCCGTACTTTGCGACGCAATACGTGTTCAACCACATCGGCGTCGATCCGACGCTACAGGGCCATATCCGCATGGCCTACTACGAAGCCGGGCATATGATGTACGTCCATCGCCCGTCGCTGGCGCAGATGAAGGACGACCTGGTGTCGTTTGTACGCGGCGCGAGCAACGTCTAA
- a CDS encoding RidA family protein: MTPEEQLTARGLVIPPPPPPVANYVRAVRYGNLLYLSGHGPNVAGGKVWKGKLGRDLSVEEGYACAQAVALNLLSSMKQTLGELSKVKRIIKVLGMVNAIPEFEDQPKVINGASDLFVDLWGEPGRHARSAVGMGSLPMGIPVEIEVIVEVE, from the coding sequence ATGACCCCCGAAGAGCAATTGACCGCACGCGGCCTCGTGATCCCGCCGCCGCCGCCGCCCGTCGCGAATTACGTGCGCGCCGTGCGCTACGGCAATCTGTTGTACCTGTCCGGGCACGGCCCCAACGTGGCGGGCGGCAAAGTATGGAAGGGCAAGCTCGGCCGCGACCTGAGTGTCGAGGAAGGCTATGCCTGTGCGCAGGCGGTCGCGCTGAACCTGCTCTCGTCGATGAAGCAGACGCTCGGCGAGCTGTCGAAGGTCAAGCGAATCATCAAGGTGCTCGGCATGGTCAACGCCATCCCGGAATTTGAGGATCAGCCCAAGGTCATCAACGGTGCGTCCGACCTGTTCGTCGACCTGTGGGGCGAGCCGGGCCGCCATGCGCGCTCGGCTGTCGGTATGGGTTCGCTGCCGATGGGAATCCCCGTCGAAATCGAAGTGATCGTCGAAGTCGAGTAA